One Mycobacterium marseillense DNA window includes the following coding sequences:
- a CDS encoding acetyl-coenzyme A carboxylase carboxyl transferase subunits beta/alpha has protein sequence MSRITAGQLRDAVLDENSFIRWDSEPLAVPLTASYARELADARAATGLDESVLTGEGRLFGRRVAVVVCEFGFLGGSIGVAAAERITAAVQRATAEGLPLLASPSSGGTRMQEGTVAFLQMVKIAAAVRLHTQAHLPYLVYLRNPTTGGVFASWGSLGHVTLAEPGALIGFLGPRVYELLYGEPFPEGVQIAENLQRHGVIDGVIALDELRPTLDRALTVIADLPEPLPAPPPPEPTPDVSAWDSVVASRRPDRPGVGLLLRHGATDQVLLSGTGRGEAATTLLALARFAGQPVVVLGQQRLTGGVVGPASLREARRGMALAAELRLPLVLVIDTAGPALSAEAEQGGLAGQIAQCLAELVTLDTPTVSVLLGQGSGGPALAMVPADRVLAALHGWLAPLPPEGASAIVFRDTDHAAELAAAQGIRSADLLESGIVDVVVPEHPDAADEPVEFSQRLSRAIAAEVQALRGIPAAERLAARLQRYRNIGLP, from the coding sequence GTGAGTCGTATCACGGCTGGTCAACTACGCGACGCGGTCCTGGACGAGAATTCCTTCATCCGCTGGGACAGCGAGCCGCTCGCCGTGCCGCTGACCGCCTCCTATGCGCGTGAGCTGGCCGATGCCCGCGCCGCGACGGGCCTGGACGAATCGGTGCTGACCGGCGAAGGGCGCCTCTTCGGGCGCCGGGTCGCGGTGGTGGTCTGCGAATTCGGTTTCCTCGGCGGCTCGATCGGGGTGGCCGCGGCCGAACGGATCACCGCCGCGGTCCAGCGGGCGACCGCCGAGGGGCTGCCGTTGCTGGCCTCGCCCAGCTCCGGCGGCACCCGCATGCAGGAGGGCACGGTCGCGTTCCTGCAGATGGTGAAGATCGCCGCGGCAGTCCGGCTGCACACCCAGGCGCACCTCCCCTACCTGGTCTATCTGCGCAACCCGACCACCGGCGGGGTCTTCGCGTCGTGGGGTTCGCTGGGCCACGTCACGCTCGCCGAACCGGGCGCGTTGATCGGATTCCTCGGGCCCCGCGTATACGAGCTGCTCTATGGCGAACCGTTCCCCGAGGGCGTCCAGATCGCCGAGAACCTGCAGCGGCACGGCGTGATCGACGGCGTCATCGCGCTCGACGAGCTGCGCCCCACGCTGGACCGCGCGTTGACCGTCATCGCCGACCTGCCCGAGCCGCTACCCGCCCCGCCACCACCCGAACCGACACCCGACGTCTCGGCCTGGGACTCGGTGGTGGCGTCTCGGCGGCCAGACCGGCCCGGCGTCGGACTTCTGTTGCGGCACGGCGCAACTGATCAGGTGTTGTTGTCGGGGACCGGTCGAGGAGAGGCGGCGACGACGCTGTTGGCGCTGGCCCGGTTCGCCGGCCAGCCCGTGGTCGTGCTCGGCCAGCAGCGCCTGACCGGCGGCGTGGTCGGCCCCGCGTCGTTGCGCGAGGCCCGGCGCGGCATGGCGTTGGCGGCTGAGTTGCGTCTGCCGCTGGTGCTGGTGATCGACACGGCGGGCCCGGCGCTGTCGGCCGAGGCCGAACAGGGGGGCCTGGCCGGGCAGATCGCCCAGTGCCTGGCCGAGCTGGTGACGCTGGACACCCCGACGGTCTCCGTGCTGCTGGGCCAGGGCAGCGGCGGGCCGGCGCTGGCGATGGTGCCGGCCGACCGGGTGTTGGCCGCGCTGCACGGCTGGCTGGCGCCGCTACCGCCGGAAGGCGCCAGCGCGATCGTTTTCCGCGACACCGATCACGCCGCGGAACTTGCCGCCGCACAAGGCATTCGCTCGGCTGATCTGTTGGAGTCCGGAATCGTCGACGTCGTCGTCCCCGAACATCCCGACGCCGCCGACGAGCCGGTCGAGTTCTCGCAGCGACTGTCGCGGGCCATCGCCGCGGAGGTGCAGGCGTTGCGCGGGATCCCCGCCGCCGAGCGGCTGGCGGCCCGGCTGCAGCGCTACCGCAACATCGGTCTGCCCTGA
- a CDS encoding cation-translocating P-type ATPase, producing MSSSVITGLTDATVTQRVADGQSNAVRKRATRSITDIVRANVFTRINAILGVLLLIVLSTGSLINGMFGLLIIANSVVGMVQEIRAKQTLDKLAIVGQAKPVVRRQSGTRAVAPEEVVLDDIIELGPGDQVVVDGEIIEEANLEVDESLLTGEADPIAKDVGDAVMSGSFVVAGTGAYRAAKVGADAYAAKLAEEASKFTLVKSELRNGINRILQFITYLLVPAGLLTIYTQLFTTHAGWQQSVLRTVGALVPMVPEGLVLLTSVAFAVGVVRLGQRRCLVQELPAIEGLARVDVVCADKTGTLTESGMRVARVDELDEVAQPDRIDDVLASLAAADPRPNASMRAIAETYHESPGWTATATAPFKSATKWSGVSFEGHGNWVMGAPDVLLEPASAAAEQAERIGAQGLRVLLVGAGTVAVDHPNAPGDVTPVALVVLEQKVRPDARETLEYFADQGVSVKVLSGDNAVSVGAVAGKLGLHGETMDARQLPSEPTQLADALDTHTTFGRVRPDQKRAVVHALQSRGHTVAMTGDGVNDVLALKDADIGVAMGAGSPASRAVAQIVLLDNRFATLPYVVGEGRRVIGNIERVANLFLTKTVYSVLLALLVGIECLFSKALKADPLLYPFQPIHVTIAAWFTIGIPSFILSLAPNNERAEPGFVRRVLSSALPSGLIVGTATFASYLVAYPGRHASFQQQDQASTAALITLLMSALWVLAVVARPYQWWRVALVIASALAYVVIFSLPLARKQFLLDPSNVTVTATALGIGLLGAAAVEAMWWIRARMLGVQPRLWR from the coding sequence ATGAGCTCGTCAGTGATCACGGGCCTGACCGATGCCACGGTGACGCAGCGAGTCGCCGACGGCCAGAGCAACGCCGTACGGAAGCGCGCGACGCGCAGCATCACCGATATCGTGCGGGCGAACGTGTTCACCCGGATCAACGCGATCCTGGGGGTGTTGCTGCTGATCGTGCTGTCGACCGGCTCGCTGATCAACGGGATGTTCGGACTGTTGATCATCGCCAACAGCGTCGTGGGCATGGTCCAGGAAATCCGGGCCAAACAGACGCTGGACAAGCTCGCCATCGTGGGGCAGGCAAAACCCGTGGTGCGCAGGCAATCCGGAACTCGTGCGGTCGCGCCCGAAGAGGTGGTGCTCGACGACATCATCGAGCTCGGACCCGGCGATCAGGTCGTCGTCGACGGAGAAATCATTGAAGAGGCGAACCTGGAAGTCGACGAGTCGCTGCTGACCGGTGAGGCCGACCCGATCGCCAAGGACGTCGGCGACGCGGTGATGTCGGGCAGTTTCGTCGTCGCGGGCACCGGAGCCTACCGGGCCGCCAAGGTCGGGGCGGACGCCTACGCGGCAAAACTCGCCGAGGAAGCCAGCAAGTTCACGTTGGTGAAATCCGAACTGCGCAACGGCATCAACCGCATCCTGCAGTTCATCACCTACCTGTTGGTGCCGGCCGGCCTGCTGACGATCTACACCCAGCTGTTCACCACGCACGCGGGCTGGCAGCAGTCCGTGCTGCGGACGGTGGGCGCCCTGGTGCCAATGGTGCCCGAAGGACTGGTGCTGCTGACGTCGGTCGCCTTCGCGGTCGGGGTGGTCCGGCTCGGCCAGCGCCGCTGCCTGGTGCAGGAGCTTCCCGCCATCGAGGGACTCGCCCGCGTCGACGTGGTGTGTGCCGACAAGACCGGCACCCTGACCGAAAGCGGCATGCGGGTCGCGCGGGTCGACGAGCTCGACGAGGTCGCCCAGCCGGATCGCATCGACGACGTGCTGGCCTCGCTCGCCGCCGCGGACCCGCGACCCAACGCGAGCATGCGCGCGATCGCCGAGACCTATCACGAGTCGCCCGGCTGGACCGCCACGGCGACAGCGCCTTTCAAGTCCGCCACCAAGTGGAGCGGCGTGTCCTTCGAAGGGCACGGCAACTGGGTGATGGGCGCTCCCGACGTGTTACTCGAGCCCGCGTCGGCGGCGGCCGAACAAGCCGAGCGAATCGGGGCGCAAGGTTTGCGGGTCCTGCTGGTGGGCGCCGGCACCGTGGCCGTCGACCATCCCAACGCACCGGGTGACGTCACCCCGGTCGCGCTCGTGGTGCTCGAACAGAAGGTCCGTCCCGACGCCCGCGAGACGCTGGAGTACTTTGCAGATCAAGGTGTCTCGGTCAAGGTGTTGTCCGGAGACAACGCGGTCTCGGTCGGCGCCGTCGCCGGCAAGCTCGGACTGCACGGCGAGACGATGGATGCGCGCCAACTCCCCTCAGAACCGACGCAATTGGCGGACGCGCTGGACACCCACACCACCTTCGGCCGGGTGCGGCCCGATCAGAAGCGCGCCGTCGTGCACGCCCTGCAATCGCGCGGGCACACCGTCGCGATGACCGGTGATGGCGTCAACGACGTGCTGGCCCTCAAGGACGCCGATATCGGCGTCGCGATGGGGGCGGGCAGCCCGGCGTCTCGCGCTGTTGCCCAGATAGTCTTGCTGGACAACAGGTTTGCCACGCTGCCGTATGTCGTCGGCGAGGGGCGGCGGGTGATCGGCAACATCGAGCGAGTCGCCAACCTGTTCCTCACCAAGACCGTGTACTCGGTGCTGCTGGCGTTGTTGGTGGGCATCGAATGCCTGTTTTCCAAAGCACTGAAGGCCGATCCGTTGCTGTATCCGTTCCAGCCGATCCACGTCACCATCGCGGCGTGGTTCACCATCGGGATACCGTCGTTCATCCTGTCGCTGGCGCCCAACAACGAGCGCGCGGAGCCGGGCTTTGTGCGCCGGGTGCTGAGCTCGGCGCTGCCGTCGGGGCTGATCGTCGGCACCGCGACCTTCGCGTCGTACCTGGTCGCCTACCCCGGCCGTCACGCCAGCTTCCAGCAACAGGATCAGGCGTCGACCGCAGCCCTGATCACCTTGCTGATGAGCGCGCTGTGGGTGCTCGCGGTGGTCGCACGCCCCTACCAATGGTGGCGGGTCGCGCTCGTAATCGCCTCGGCCCTGGCCTATGTGGTGATCTTCAGCCTCCCGCTGGCCCGCAAGCAGTTCCTGCTGGATCCGTCCAACGTCACGGTGACGGCGACCGCGCTGGGGATCGGTCTGCTGGGCGCCGCCGCGGTCGAGGCCATGTGGTGGATCCGCGCCAGAATGCTCGGCGTCCAGCCGCGGTTGTGGCGCTGA
- a CDS encoding SRPBCC family protein yields MAKLSGSIDVPLPPEVAWQYASDLSRYKDWLTIHRVWRSTLPDEIEKGSVVESIVEVKGMHNRIKWTVVRYKPPEGMTLNGDGVGGVKVKLMAKIQPNGDGSIVSFDVHLGGPALFGPIGMIVAAALRGDINQSLENFVTVFTRSDPSTNGHR; encoded by the coding sequence ATGGCCAAGCTTTCCGGATCCATCGATGTCCCGCTGCCACCCGAGGTGGCCTGGCAGTACGCCTCCGATCTGTCCCGGTACAAGGATTGGCTGACCATCCACCGCGTGTGGCGCAGCACATTGCCCGACGAGATCGAAAAGGGCTCGGTCGTCGAGTCGATCGTCGAGGTCAAGGGCATGCACAACCGGATCAAATGGACGGTCGTGCGTTATAAGCCCCCCGAGGGCATGACGCTCAACGGCGACGGCGTCGGCGGTGTCAAGGTCAAGCTGATGGCCAAGATCCAGCCCAATGGGGACGGCTCCATCGTCAGCTTCGACGTGCACCTCGGCGGCCCCGCACTGTTCGGCCCCATCGGCATGATCGTCGCGGCGGCACTGCGCGGCGACATCAACCAGTCGCTGGAGAACTTCGTCACGGTCTTCACCCGATCCGATCCGAGCACCAACGGGCATCGGTGA
- a CDS encoding MBL fold metallo-hydrolase, whose protein sequence is MRGTLRLIAGTASLAGGSWLVRALHGTPDALGAHPASIAAAAAGSPHYRDGVFTNLEPPSETKMDREQLRLIAWELVGNRGGSRPRGPIPLTAPGIFRADPSGLAVSWFGHSTALLEIDGYRVLTDPVWSDRCSPSDLVGPQRLHPPPIQLEGLPAVDAVVISHDHYDHLDIDTIRALARTQRCPFFVPLGVGAHLRRWGIPEHRIVELDWHQSAKVDELTVVCVPARHFSGRFLDRNTTLWGSWAFIGPTHRAYFGGDTGYTKSFAQIGADHGPFDLTMLPIGAYNTAWPDVHMNPEEALRAHLDVTDGGLLVPIHWGTFRLAPHPWAEPVERLLAAAEPERVNVAVPVPGQRIDLAAPVKSNPWWQL, encoded by the coding sequence ATGCGGGGGACGCTACGGCTGATCGCCGGCACGGCGTCGCTGGCGGGCGGAAGTTGGCTGGTACGCGCGTTGCACGGCACGCCGGACGCCCTCGGCGCCCACCCCGCCTCGATCGCCGCAGCGGCGGCCGGCTCCCCGCACTATCGCGACGGCGTTTTCACCAACCTCGAGCCTCCCTCGGAAACCAAGATGGACCGCGAGCAACTGCGGCTCATCGCGTGGGAGCTGGTGGGAAACCGGGGCGGAAGCCGGCCGCGGGGGCCGATCCCGCTGACGGCCCCGGGGATCTTCCGTGCGGATCCGAGCGGGCTGGCCGTCAGCTGGTTCGGCCACTCCACGGCGCTGCTGGAAATCGACGGCTACCGGGTGCTCACCGATCCGGTGTGGAGCGACCGGTGTTCGCCGTCGGACCTCGTCGGGCCGCAACGGCTGCACCCGCCGCCGATCCAACTCGAGGGGCTGCCCGCCGTCGACGCCGTGGTGATCAGTCACGACCACTACGACCACCTCGACATCGACACGATCCGGGCGTTGGCCCGCACGCAGCGGTGCCCGTTCTTCGTTCCGCTCGGTGTCGGCGCCCACCTGCGCAGGTGGGGGATACCCGAGCACCGCATCGTCGAGCTCGATTGGCACCAGAGCGCGAAGGTCGACGAGCTCACGGTGGTTTGCGTGCCGGCGCGGCACTTTTCGGGGCGCTTCCTGGATCGCAATACGACGCTATGGGGGTCGTGGGCTTTTATCGGGCCGACTCATCGCGCGTACTTCGGCGGCGACACCGGCTACACCAAGAGCTTCGCCCAGATCGGCGCCGACCACGGCCCGTTCGACCTGACGATGCTGCCCATCGGCGCCTACAACACCGCCTGGCCCGACGTGCACATGAACCCCGAGGAGGCGCTGCGGGCGCACCTGGACGTCACCGACGGGGGGCTGCTGGTGCCGATCCACTGGGGCACCTTCCGGTTGGCGCCGCACCCGTGGGCCGAACCGGTCGAGCGACTACTCGCCGCCGCCGAGCCCGAGCGGGTGAACGTGGCGGTGCCGGTTCCCGGTCAGCGCATCGATCTCGCGGCCCCGGTGAAATCGAACCCGTGGTGGCAGCTCTGA
- a CDS encoding enoyl-CoA hydratase, with protein sequence MIGVSQAEAVLTIELQRPERRNALNSQLVEELREAVLKSGDGSIRAIVLTGQGTVFCAGADLSGDAFAADYPDRLIELHKVLDATLIPVIGAINGPAIGAGLQLAMQCDLRVVAPDAFFQFPTSKYGLALDNWSIRRLSSLVGHGRARAMLLAAEKLTADVALQTGMANRIGTLSDAQAWAAEIAGLAPLAIQHAKRVLNDDGAIEEAGPVHKELFDKAWGSQDVVEAQVARIEKRPPKFQGA encoded by the coding sequence ATGATCGGTGTCAGCCAGGCCGAAGCGGTTTTGACCATCGAGTTGCAGCGTCCCGAGCGCCGCAACGCCTTGAATTCGCAGCTCGTCGAGGAGCTGCGCGAGGCCGTGCTGAAGTCAGGCGACGGCTCCATCCGGGCGATCGTGCTGACCGGGCAGGGCACGGTGTTCTGCGCCGGCGCGGACCTCAGCGGTGACGCGTTCGCCGCCGACTATCCCGACCGGCTCATCGAGCTGCACAAGGTCTTGGACGCGACCCTCATTCCGGTGATCGGCGCCATCAACGGACCGGCCATCGGCGCGGGCCTGCAGCTGGCCATGCAATGCGATCTCCGCGTTGTTGCGCCGGACGCCTTCTTCCAATTTCCGACATCGAAATACGGTCTGGCTCTTGATAACTGGAGCATCCGGCGGTTGTCGTCACTGGTCGGTCACGGCCGGGCTCGCGCCATGCTGCTCGCCGCGGAAAAGCTGACGGCCGACGTGGCGCTGCAGACTGGGATGGCCAACCGCATCGGGACGCTGTCCGACGCGCAGGCCTGGGCCGCCGAGATCGCCGGCTTGGCCCCGCTGGCGATCCAGCACGCCAAGCGGGTGCTCAACGATGACGGCGCCATCGAAGAGGCCGGCCCGGTACACAAGGAACTCTTCGACAAGGCCTGGGGCAGTCAAGATGTCGTCGAAGCTCAGGTCGCGCGCATAGAGAAGCGGCCGCCGAAGTTCCAAGGGGCCTGA
- a CDS encoding serine hydrolase, with product MTKRAATVAAISVLLGLTACGSAQPTAGPPSTRSDVPPNQVSGVTIPAGRIDEAVAKIDGLAGDLMKSTGVPGMAVAIAHGGKVLYAKGFGVKDVSKGQSQDNKVDADTVFQLASVSKSVGATVIAHEVSDHVVAWETPVAAKLPWFALSDPYVTSQVTVADMYSHRSGLPDHAGDKLEDLGYDRRQTLERLKYLPLAPFRISYAYTNYGITAGAEAVAAAAGKSWEDLSDEALYRPLGMTSTSSRFADFAARPNHAVNHIKVADKWEARFQRDPDAQSPAGGVSSSVNDMARWLMMLLGNGTHDGQRIASPEALLPATTPQMVSAPATTPKARTGFYGYGFNASVDSSGRTEYSHSGAFDLGAATNFVVMPSEDVGIIALTNGAPYGIPETLTAEFMDLVQYGQIREDWGPLYQKAIGWLNNPVGSLVGKQPPADPAPPKPLRDYAGSYASDYWGPATVTEHDGALQLAMGPKNRAVTLTHWDGDTFTFPLTDENAPPGTISKAVFSNNTLNLEYYDTEKLGTFTR from the coding sequence ATGACCAAACGCGCCGCCACGGTCGCTGCCATCTCGGTCCTGCTCGGGCTGACGGCATGCGGCTCTGCGCAACCGACCGCTGGGCCCCCCTCCACGCGGTCTGACGTCCCGCCCAACCAGGTGTCCGGCGTGACTATTCCTGCCGGCCGCATCGACGAGGCCGTCGCCAAGATCGACGGCCTGGCCGGTGACCTGATGAAAAGCACCGGCGTCCCGGGAATGGCGGTCGCTATCGCGCATGGCGGGAAAGTGTTGTACGCCAAGGGTTTCGGCGTCAAAGATGTGAGTAAGGGCCAGAGCCAAGACAATAAGGTGGACGCCGATACCGTTTTCCAGTTGGCCTCGGTGTCCAAATCGGTCGGCGCGACGGTGATCGCGCACGAGGTCAGCGACCACGTCGTCGCCTGGGAAACCCCCGTGGCCGCCAAGCTGCCGTGGTTCGCGCTGAGTGACCCCTACGTCACCAGCCAGGTGACCGTCGCCGACATGTATTCGCATCGCTCCGGGCTGCCCGACCACGCCGGTGACAAGCTCGAAGACCTCGGTTACGACCGCCGCCAGACCCTCGAGCGGCTCAAGTACCTGCCGCTGGCGCCCTTCCGGATCAGCTACGCCTACACCAACTATGGGATCACCGCGGGTGCCGAGGCGGTGGCGGCCGCGGCGGGTAAGTCCTGGGAGGACCTGTCCGACGAGGCGCTCTACCGTCCGCTGGGCATGACGTCGACCAGCTCACGGTTCGCCGATTTCGCCGCCCGGCCCAACCATGCGGTCAACCACATCAAGGTCGCCGACAAGTGGGAGGCCCGTTTCCAACGTGACCCCGATGCCCAGTCACCCGCGGGTGGCGTCAGTTCATCGGTGAACGACATGGCCCGCTGGCTGATGATGTTGCTGGGCAACGGAACTCACGATGGTCAGCGGATAGCCTCGCCGGAAGCCCTGCTGCCCGCCACCACTCCGCAGATGGTGTCGGCGCCCGCGACAACGCCCAAGGCGCGCACCGGATTCTACGGATACGGCTTCAACGCGTCGGTCGATTCCTCGGGCCGCACCGAATACAGCCATTCCGGCGCTTTCGATTTGGGGGCGGCGACGAACTTCGTGGTGATGCCCTCGGAGGACGTGGGCATCATCGCGCTGACCAACGGCGCACCCTACGGCATCCCGGAAACGCTGACCGCCGAATTCATGGACCTCGTCCAGTACGGCCAGATCCGCGAGGACTGGGGCCCCTTGTACCAGAAGGCGATCGGCTGGCTGAACAATCCGGTGGGCTCGCTGGTCGGCAAGCAGCCTCCAGCTGATCCCGCACCGCCCAAACCCCTTCGCGACTATGCCGGCAGCTACGCCAGCGACTACTGGGGTCCCGCCACCGTGACCGAACACGATGGCGCCCTGCAGCTGGCGATGGGGCCGAAAAACCGGGCTGTCACCCTCACCCATTGGGACGGCGACACCTTCACCTTCCCGCTGACCGACGAAAACGCCCCACCCGGAACCATTTCCAAAGCCGTCTTCTCCAACAACACCCTGAACCTGGAGTACTACGACACCGAGAAACTGGGAACCTTCACGCGATGA
- the prrA gene encoding two-component system response regulator PrrA: protein MGGMDTGASSPRVLVVDDDSDVLASLERGLRLSGFEVSTAVDGAEALRSATETRPDAIVLDINMPVLDGVSVVTALRAMDNDVPVCVLSARSSVDDRVAGLEAGADDYLVKPFVLAELVARVKALLRRRGATATSSSETITVGPLEVDIPGRRARVNGVDVDLTKREFDLLAVLAEHKTAVLSRAQLLELVWGYDFAADTNVVDVFIGYLRRKLEANGGPRLLHTVRGVGFVLRMQ from the coding sequence ATGGGCGGCATGGACACAGGAGCTAGCTCACCGCGGGTCTTGGTCGTCGACGACGACTCCGATGTGCTCGCGTCGCTGGAACGTGGCCTGCGCCTGTCCGGATTCGAGGTGTCGACCGCGGTCGACGGCGCCGAGGCCTTGCGCAGCGCCACCGAAACGCGGCCGGATGCGATCGTGCTCGACATCAACATGCCGGTGCTGGACGGCGTCAGCGTCGTCACCGCGCTGCGCGCCATGGACAACGACGTCCCCGTCTGCGTGCTGTCGGCCCGTAGCTCGGTCGACGACCGGGTGGCGGGCCTGGAAGCCGGAGCCGACGACTACCTCGTCAAGCCGTTCGTGCTGGCCGAGCTGGTCGCGCGGGTCAAGGCGCTGCTGCGCCGCCGCGGCGCCACCGCCACCTCCTCGTCGGAGACCATCACGGTGGGACCGCTGGAAGTCGACATCCCGGGCCGGCGCGCCCGCGTCAACGGCGTTGACGTCGACCTGACCAAGCGGGAATTCGACCTGCTGGCGGTGTTGGCCGAGCACAAGACCGCGGTCTTGTCCCGCGCACAGCTACTCGAGCTTGTGTGGGGGTATGACTTCGCCGCCGACACCAATGTCGTCGATGTGTTCATCGGATACCTGCGCCGCAAGCTGGAGGCCAACGGTGGGCCTCGGCTGCTGCACACCGTGCGCGGAGTGGGATTCGTGCTGCGCATGCAGTAG
- a CDS encoding VOC family protein — MSTDQHKHHRSTHWPPQLAPLGAIRFARRSGHFAETVRFYRDLVGLPLYETFEDSYGSNGAIFGLPSWNLTMEIVQAVGEVAVDHHEQLCLYFPDERAQRAALARLHDAGVEPVDQHPYWAATGAVTYRDPDGREIVFAPFVFGVNEPDSSAASGKHEFPSA; from the coding sequence ATGAGCACCGACCAGCACAAGCACCACCGCTCGACGCACTGGCCGCCGCAGTTGGCCCCGCTCGGCGCCATCCGCTTTGCGCGCCGCTCCGGGCACTTCGCGGAAACGGTGCGCTTCTACCGCGACCTGGTCGGGCTGCCGCTCTACGAGACGTTCGAGGACAGCTACGGCAGCAACGGCGCGATTTTCGGGCTACCCAGCTGGAACCTCACCATGGAGATCGTGCAGGCCGTCGGCGAGGTCGCAGTGGACCACCATGAACAGCTCTGCCTGTATTTTCCCGACGAGCGGGCGCAGCGCGCCGCTCTCGCGCGCCTGCACGACGCGGGCGTCGAACCCGTCGACCAGCACCCATACTGGGCGGCCACGGGCGCGGTCACCTATCGGGACCCGGACGGGCGCGAAATCGTGTTCGCGCCCTTCGTGTTCGGCGTCAACGAGCCCGACAGCAGCGCGGCTTCGGGAAAGCACGAGTTCCCGTCGGCCTGA
- a CDS encoding VOC family protein produces MPIRDSAPLGAPCWIDLTTSDVARAQEFYGTVFGWTFDSAGPEYGGYVNAAKHGHPVAGIMANRPAAEVPDRWTTYFHTADIQTTLAAVTGAGGSVCMAMEVPAKGHMGLATDPAGAMFGLWQPLEHRGFEIVGAAGAPVWHQLTTRDYGKALDFYRNVLGWRTESASDTDEFRYTTARFGDEQLLGVMDGAQFLPQDVPSNWVTFFGAEDVDKTLRVIVDNGGAVIRDAEDTPYGRLAAASDPTGAPFNLSSLQS; encoded by the coding sequence GTGCCCATTCGTGACAGCGCGCCGCTGGGCGCCCCATGCTGGATCGATCTGACCACGTCCGACGTCGCCCGCGCCCAGGAGTTCTACGGCACGGTTTTCGGCTGGACGTTCGACTCCGCCGGACCCGAATACGGCGGATACGTCAATGCCGCCAAACACGGCCACCCGGTCGCCGGAATCATGGCCAACCGGCCCGCGGCCGAGGTGCCGGATCGCTGGACCACCTACTTCCACACCGCCGATATCCAGACCACGCTGGCCGCGGTGACCGGAGCGGGCGGCTCGGTGTGCATGGCGATGGAGGTGCCCGCCAAGGGACATATGGGCCTGGCCACCGACCCCGCCGGCGCGATGTTCGGGTTGTGGCAGCCGCTGGAGCATCGCGGTTTCGAGATCGTCGGAGCAGCCGGGGCCCCGGTCTGGCACCAACTGACCACCCGCGACTACGGCAAGGCCCTCGACTTCTACCGCAACGTCCTCGGCTGGCGGACCGAATCCGCTTCCGACACCGACGAATTCCGTTACACCACAGCGCGGTTCGGCGACGAACAATTGCTCGGCGTGATGGACGGCGCCCAGTTCTTGCCCCAGGATGTTCCGTCGAACTGGGTGACCTTCTTCGGCGCCGAGGACGTCGACAAGACTCTGCGAGTGATCGTCGACAACGGCGGCGCGGTGATCCGCGACGCCGAGGACACCCCGTATGGACGGCTGGCCGCCGCGAGCGATCCGACGGGCGCGCCGTTCAACCTGTCCTCGCTGCAGAGCTGA
- a CDS encoding antitoxin, protein MGFLDKAKDLLSQNADKVEMAIDKAGEFVDEKTQGKYSDTIHQVQEQAKKATGPADPGDQQN, encoded by the coding sequence ATGGGATTCCTGGACAAGGCCAAGGATCTGTTGTCGCAGAACGCTGACAAGGTCGAGATGGCCATCGACAAGGCCGGCGAGTTCGTCGACGAGAAGACGCAGGGCAAATACTCCGACACCATCCACCAGGTGCAGGAGCAAGCGAAGAAGGCCACCGGGCCCGCGGACCCGGGCGACCAGCAGAACTGA